In Caldicellulosiruptor morganii, the following proteins share a genomic window:
- a CDS encoding calcium-translocating P-type ATPase, SERCA-type, whose amino-acid sequence MNQNIFNFHSKNTETILENLKTNLNGLSTEEAEQRLKVYGKNVIEEGKKKSIFLLFLEQFKNVMVFVLIAAAIISILLGEAADAVIIVAVLLINAVFGVAQELKAEKAIDALKKLNMPYAKVYRDGHLMQIRTDEIVVGDIIEIEAGDIVPADLRLIESTNLKVDESALTGESVPVEKEANSVLDESTPLAERTNMAFMGTTVTYGRGKGVVVATGMRTEIGKIANFVNIQSTIDTKTPLHEKLEEIGKYLTFGILAIAFIVFVTGLLYGRETFEMFLTAVSLAVAAIPEGLPAVVTIVLAIGVQKMAKRNAIIRRLSSIETLGRVEVICSDKTGTLTQNKMNVVKIYCNNNLVENFEHEDNTTKTLLHIMTLCNDVKMDLINKHPHFIGDPTEIALVKFAFEKGFNKNAIEKLLKRVYEIPFDSVRKMMTTVHEIRNDERLFVLSKGAVDVIINKCKFIMVNDEILPLDENMHNKILQSNKEMSSNALRVLAFAYKEINKNELEDKNAIEDNLIFIGLVGMIDPPRPEAYNAVEVCYQAGITPVMITGDHKDTAVAIAKELKIIDTSKEELSQVLTGSEIEKLDDQQLKEKVKEVKVYARVSPEHKLRIVKAWKSHGKIVAMTGDGVNDAPALKAADIGIGMGITGTDVTKNVSDVILADDNFATIVAAVEEGRKIYDNIRKTIQFLLSSNIGEVATLFFATLLNWVVLYPIHILWVNLVTDTFPALALGMEKAESDVMKRKPKKTSENIFAGGLGFSILYQGFLKGFITLFVFFIGNKLYDHKTAITMTFMVLSLIQLTHAYNVRSNINSLFKMGVFSNIYLNLAFIASFLLQVVVLIVPPLRELFKLTSLNFEQWTIIILASLSIIPIVEVVKYFTRHFHRE is encoded by the coding sequence TTGAACCAAAACATTTTTAATTTTCACTCAAAGAATACAGAAACAATTTTGGAAAATCTTAAAACCAATTTAAATGGGCTTTCTACTGAAGAAGCTGAACAAAGGCTTAAAGTGTATGGAAAGAATGTAATCGAAGAAGGAAAAAAGAAGTCAATATTTCTTCTTTTCTTGGAACAGTTCAAAAACGTGATGGTATTTGTACTCATTGCTGCTGCAATTATATCAATCCTTCTTGGCGAGGCGGCAGACGCTGTAATCATTGTAGCAGTTTTACTCATCAACGCAGTCTTTGGAGTCGCGCAAGAGCTGAAAGCTGAAAAAGCAATAGATGCGCTCAAAAAACTTAATATGCCATATGCAAAAGTCTACAGAGACGGACATTTGATGCAAATCAGAACTGACGAAATAGTAGTTGGAGATATAATTGAGATTGAAGCGGGGGATATCGTCCCTGCAGATTTAAGACTTATTGAAAGCACAAATCTCAAGGTTGATGAGTCAGCTTTAACTGGCGAATCTGTCCCTGTTGAAAAAGAGGCAAATAGTGTTCTTGATGAGTCAACTCCTCTTGCAGAAAGGACTAATATGGCTTTCATGGGAACAACTGTAACGTATGGTCGAGGAAAAGGTGTGGTTGTTGCAACAGGAATGAGAACAGAGATAGGCAAAATTGCAAACTTTGTAAATATCCAGTCCACAATTGATACCAAAACTCCTTTGCATGAAAAGTTAGAAGAAATTGGAAAATATCTCACATTTGGAATACTGGCAATTGCCTTTATTGTTTTTGTAACCGGACTTCTTTATGGTAGAGAAACGTTTGAAATGTTTTTAACAGCTGTGTCTTTAGCTGTTGCTGCAATTCCTGAAGGACTTCCTGCTGTTGTGACAATTGTCCTTGCAATTGGCGTTCAAAAAATGGCAAAACGAAATGCTATCATAAGAAGATTATCTTCAATTGAAACCTTAGGAAGGGTAGAAGTTATCTGTTCTGACAAAACCGGGACATTAACTCAAAATAAGATGAATGTTGTAAAAATTTATTGCAATAATAATCTGGTTGAGAACTTTGAACATGAAGATAATACAACAAAGACTTTACTTCACATAATGACACTTTGTAACGATGTGAAAATGGATTTGATTAATAAACATCCTCACTTTATTGGCGACCCTACTGAAATTGCTCTGGTAAAATTTGCTTTTGAAAAAGGCTTTAACAAAAATGCAATTGAGAAATTGCTAAAGCGAGTTTATGAAATACCTTTTGATTCTGTCAGGAAAATGATGACAACTGTGCATGAGATAAGAAATGACGAAAGACTTTTTGTGCTTTCCAAGGGAGCTGTGGATGTAATAATCAATAAATGTAAATTCATAATGGTAAATGATGAAATACTACCTCTTGACGAAAATATGCACAACAAAATCTTGCAGTCAAACAAAGAAATGTCCTCCAATGCACTTAGAGTTTTAGCTTTTGCATATAAAGAAATCAATAAAAATGAGTTAGAGGACAAAAACGCTATTGAAGACAATCTCATCTTCATAGGACTTGTTGGAATGATAGACCCACCACGCCCAGAAGCCTACAATGCAGTTGAGGTATGTTACCAGGCAGGTATCACACCTGTGATGATAACAGGAGACCATAAAGACACAGCTGTAGCAATTGCAAAAGAATTAAAGATAATTGATACAAGCAAAGAAGAACTTTCACAGGTTTTGACAGGCAGTGAAATTGAAAAATTAGATGACCAGCAACTAAAGGAAAAAGTAAAAGAGGTAAAAGTTTACGCAAGAGTGTCTCCAGAGCACAAATTAAGAATTGTTAAGGCATGGAAAAGTCATGGTAAAATAGTTGCTATGACAGGTGATGGAGTAAACGATGCACCTGCCCTGAAGGCAGCTGATATTGGAATTGGCATGGGAATAACAGGAACAGATGTAACAAAGAATGTATCTGATGTTATCTTAGCAGATGATAACTTTGCAACAATTGTTGCTGCTGTTGAAGAAGGAAGAAAGATTTATGACAATATACGAAAAACCATTCAATTTTTGCTTTCATCAAATATCGGAGAAGTTGCAACACTGTTCTTTGCAACACTTTTAAACTGGGTAGTATTGTATCCAATTCACATTCTCTGGGTAAACCTTGTGACTGACACTTTCCCAGCTTTGGCACTTGGCATGGAAAAAGCAGAAAGTGACGTAATGAAGAGAAAACCAAAGAAAACTTCAGAAAATATATTTGCTGGTGGCCTTGGCTTTTCAATCCTGTATCAGGGCTTTTTAAAAGGTTTTATAACATTATTTGTCTTCTTTATTGGAAACAAGTTATATGACCACAAAACTGCCATCACTATGACTTTCATGGTATTGAGCCTTATACAGCTAACTCATGCATACAATGTGCGTTCAAACATCAACTCGCTATTTAAAATGGGAGTGTTTTCTAACATATACCTAAACCTTGCTTTTATAGCTTCGTTCTTGCTTCAGGTTGTAGTGCTAATAGTTCCACCGCTTAGAGAGTTATTCAAGCTGACATCTTTAAATTTTGAGCAGTGGACAATCATAATTTTAGCGTCACTTTCTATAATTCCTATTGTGGAAGTAGTAAAATACTTTACACGCCATTTTCATAGGGAATAA
- a CDS encoding cupin domain-containing protein has protein sequence MPKRNMSSQPSLFGDPGFSSWGIAYYKKGQKNIVERHTHDCDEYYFVLEGKLKVISEDREYILEKGDMLWTKMGDFHEIVEALEDTTMFWLESPLMGKKRKGHQYEL, from the coding sequence ATGCCAAAGCGAAATATGAGCAGTCAGCCATCATTGTTTGGTGACCCGGGATTTTCCTCGTGGGGAATTGCTTATTATAAAAAAGGACAGAAAAACATTGTAGAGAGACATACACACGACTGCGATGAGTACTACTTTGTGCTTGAAGGAAAATTGAAAGTAATTTCAGAAGACAGGGAATACATACTCGAAAAAGGTGACATGCTCTGGACAAAGATGGGCGACTTTCATGAAATTGTGGAGGCTTTAGAAGACACAACAATGTTCTGGCTGGAAAGTCCTCTTATGGGCAAAAAGCGAAAAGGACATCAGTATGAACTGTGA
- a CDS encoding class II glutamine amidotransferase, producing MLREGQVRIPSGCAISGFINKKGVRISGTDIINSIAIMKERGNGLGGGFAAYGIYPDRKDWYAFHLFFDDIKAKEDTEHFLNQNFEVLEGEVIPTRKVSSIQNAPIVWRYFVKPLEKRLRDTEKTEEDFVVDSVMFINSQIEGAYVFSSGKNMGAFKGVGYPEDIGEFFRIDEYKAYIWTAHSRFPTNTPGWWGGAHPFTLLDWSIVHNGEISSYGTNYRYLEMFGYRCTLRTDTEVMAYLFDLLLRKHKLPVEIAAKALAAPFWSVIDRQSEEEREKLRAIRAVYQSCLVNGPFSIILGFSNGILALNDRIKLRPLVAAQKGDFVYVASEESAIREICKDLDRVWMPKGGEAVYVTLDEGVIV from the coding sequence TTGCTAAGAGAAGGGCAAGTCAGGATTCCGTCGGGTTGTGCTATATCCGGGTTTATTAACAAAAAAGGTGTGAGGATTTCGGGCACAGATATCATAAATTCCATTGCCATTATGAAAGAAAGAGGTAATGGGCTTGGCGGTGGGTTTGCAGCATATGGAATCTATCCTGACAGAAAAGACTGGTACGCTTTTCACCTGTTCTTTGATGACATAAAGGCAAAAGAGGATACAGAGCATTTTCTGAACCAGAACTTTGAGGTTTTGGAAGGTGAAGTGATTCCAACAAGAAAGGTTTCAAGCATTCAAAACGCTCCGATTGTGTGGCGATACTTTGTAAAGCCTCTTGAGAAAAGGTTGAGAGATACCGAAAAGACAGAAGAGGACTTTGTTGTTGACAGTGTCATGTTCATAAACAGTCAAATTGAGGGTGCATATGTATTTTCAAGCGGCAAGAACATGGGAGCATTCAAAGGGGTTGGATATCCTGAAGATATAGGAGAGTTTTTCAGGATTGATGAATACAAGGCATATATCTGGACAGCACATTCAAGATTTCCAACAAACACACCTGGCTGGTGGGGCGGTGCACACCCGTTTACACTGCTTGACTGGTCAATTGTCCACAACGGTGAGATTTCATCATATGGGACAAATTATAGATACTTAGAGATGTTTGGATACAGATGCACACTCAGAACAGACACAGAGGTCATGGCGTACCTTTTTGACCTGCTTTTAAGAAAGCACAAACTTCCTGTGGAGATTGCAGCAAAAGCACTGGCAGCACCGTTCTGGAGTGTGATAGACAGGCAAAGCGAAGAGGAAAGAGAAAAACTGAGAGCAATTAGAGCTGTGTATCAATCATGTCTTGTAAACGGACCATTCTCTATCATTTTGGGATTTTCAAATGGAATATTGGCATTGAATGATAGGATAAAACTAAGACCACTTGTTGCAGCACAAAAAGGCGACTTTGTTTATGTTGCGTCAGAAGAGTCGGCTATCAGGGAGATTTGCAAAGACCTTGATAGGGTCTGGATGCCAAAGGGTGGCGAAGCTGTTTATGTTACTCTTGACGAAGGGGTGATAGTATGA
- a CDS encoding glutamate synthase-related protein gives MISLYENEFEVVRDELKCIRCKVCVRQCANEVHEYDEEEDRVVADSSKCVACHRCVVMCPTKALTIKKTENAFKENANWTPSYINEIYKQAETGGILLTGMGNDKPIPIYWDRLLINASQVTNPSIDPLREPMELKTFIGRKPDKLEFDENGNLKTKLPPQLELEVPIMFSAMSFGSISLNACESLAAAAVDVGTYWNTGEGGLHQKLYKYKERAIVQCASGRFGVDVDYLNAGAAIEIKIGQGAKPGIGGHLPGEKVGEEVSRTRMIPVGSDAISPAPHHDIYSIEDLRQLIFALKEATNYTKPVGVKIAAVHNVAAIASGIARAGADFITIDGVRGGTGAAPLRIRDNVGIPIELALAAVDSRLREEGIRNQVSIIVAGSIRNSADVVKAIALGADAVYIGTAALISLGCHVCQKCHTGKCNWGIATQDPVLVKRLNPEIGAKRAANLLRAWSHEIKEMLGLMGINALESLRGNRLMLRAVGLTEKEMEILGVKHAGEGV, from the coding sequence ATGATTTCGCTGTATGAAAACGAGTTTGAGGTTGTAAGGGATGAGCTAAAGTGCATTCGTTGTAAAGTGTGTGTAAGACAGTGCGCAAACGAAGTTCACGAATATGATGAAGAGGAAGACAGGGTTGTTGCAGATTCTTCAAAGTGTGTTGCATGCCACAGATGTGTTGTTATGTGCCCGACAAAAGCTCTTACAATCAAAAAGACAGAAAATGCATTCAAAGAGAATGCTAACTGGACACCTTCATATATAAATGAGATATACAAACAGGCAGAGACAGGTGGAATACTTTTGACCGGTATGGGCAATGACAAGCCAATACCAATTTACTGGGATAGGCTCCTGATAAACGCATCCCAGGTTACAAATCCATCAATTGACCCGCTGAGAGAACCTATGGAGCTCAAAACCTTCATTGGTAGAAAGCCTGATAAACTTGAGTTCGATGAAAACGGCAACCTTAAAACAAAGCTTCCACCACAGCTTGAATTGGAAGTACCTATTATGTTTTCTGCGATGTCATTTGGTTCAATATCGCTCAATGCGTGCGAGTCTCTGGCAGCGGCAGCGGTTGATGTGGGAACATACTGGAATACAGGTGAAGGTGGACTTCATCAAAAGCTTTACAAATACAAAGAAAGAGCAATAGTTCAGTGCGCATCGGGAAGATTTGGTGTTGATGTTGATTATCTGAACGCAGGTGCAGCAATTGAGATAAAGATAGGTCAGGGTGCAAAGCCGGGAATTGGCGGACACCTTCCCGGTGAGAAGGTTGGTGAAGAGGTATCAAGAACGAGAATGATTCCAGTTGGCTCTGACGCAATCTCACCGGCACCGCACCATGATATTTATTCAATTGAAGACTTAAGACAGCTTATCTTCGCACTGAAAGAAGCCACAAACTACACAAAACCGGTTGGTGTCAAGATTGCAGCTGTGCACAACGTTGCAGCCATTGCATCTGGGATTGCAAGGGCAGGGGCTGACTTTATCACAATAGACGGTGTAAGGGGCGGAACAGGAGCAGCACCACTTAGAATAAGAGACAATGTTGGTATACCCATTGAGCTGGCACTGGCAGCGGTTGACTCAAGACTTCGAGAAGAAGGGATCAGAAATCAGGTTTCAATAATTGTTGCAGGTTCAATCAGAAACAGCGCGGATGTTGTAAAGGCTATTGCACTTGGTGCTGATGCAGTTTATATTGGAACAGCAGCGCTGATTTCCTTAGGGTGCCATGTTTGCCAGAAGTGCCACACCGGAAAGTGCAACTGGGGTATTGCAACACAGGACCCTGTTCTGGTAAAAAGGCTAAATCCAGAAATTGGGGCTAAAAGAGCTGCAAATCTGCTCCGTGCATGGTCACATGAGATAAAAGAGATGCTGGGATTGATGGGAATAAATGCTCTGGAGAGCTTGAGAGGAAATAGACTTATGCTTCGAGCAGTTGGGCTTACAGAAAAAGAGATGGAGATTCTTGGTGTAAAGCATGCAGGAGAGGGGGTCTAA
- a CDS encoding 4Fe-4S dicluster domain-containing protein: MAKKIFPKEEVCVGCHLCEVYCVYAHSKYKKPTVKAHELVKLYNKYKDSKPTPRILVEEKSGEWTTFALQCRHCDDAPCTKACITGAMKKLEDGRVICDEEKCVGCWSCIMACPHGAVRRGENKKAASKCDLCLELGEPACVKNCPNEALVIKEV; this comes from the coding sequence GTGGCAAAGAAGATATTTCCAAAAGAAGAGGTGTGTGTGGGCTGCCATTTGTGCGAGGTCTACTGTGTGTATGCCCATTCTAAATACAAAAAGCCAACTGTGAAGGCCCATGAGCTTGTAAAACTTTACAACAAGTACAAAGATTCAAAACCAACTCCAAGGATTTTGGTTGAAGAAAAAAGTGGTGAGTGGACAACATTTGCACTGCAATGCAGACATTGCGACGATGCCCCCTGTACAAAAGCTTGTATCACAGGTGCTATGAAAAAGCTTGAAGACGGAAGAGTCATCTGCGATGAGGAAAAGTGTGTCGGGTGCTGGTCATGTATAATGGCATGTCCGCACGGGGCAGTAAGGCGTGGGGAGAACAAAAAAGCAGCATCTAAATGTGATTTGTGCTTAGAACTTGGGGAGCCTGCGTGCGTCAAGAACTGCCCGAACGAGGCACTTGTAATCAAAGAGGTGTGA
- a CDS encoding NAD(P)/FAD-dependent oxidoreductase, translating into MRYVIIGNSVAACGCIEAIRKVDLQNPIVVISDEKYRVYSRPLISYYLGGKVDENKMYIRDEDYYEKNKVEAILGKRAVSVDFKNKEVVLDDGSKVKYDKLLIATGGKPFVPPTKGFELKNVFTFIKFDDVKAIDVAIKNGAKKATVIGAGLSGLKAAEALIKRGLEVTVVELANRILGSILDLEASKIVQDELEKHGIVFKLETSVDEIIGDGKVEKVKLKNGEVLDTDIVVFAIGVVPNIDFLKGTELKINRGIVVDDHMRTNIEDVYAAGDCAEGYDCVYQQQRVIPIWPNAYNQGETAGYNMAGVEKTFDRGFPMNSIGFFDVHMITAGIVMPNSDDIEVLVKHDKEKNSYRKIYIKNGSVLGFMFINSIDRAGMITNMIKEDLNVESIKHRLLDDDFGYLDLPKELRQEKILGGAKA; encoded by the coding sequence ATGAGATATGTTATAATAGGAAACTCTGTTGCGGCCTGTGGCTGTATTGAGGCGATAAGAAAAGTAGATCTCCAAAACCCTATTGTTGTAATCTCAGATGAAAAGTACAGGGTGTATTCAAGACCGCTTATTTCATACTATCTTGGTGGAAAAGTTGACGAGAACAAGATGTATATAAGGGATGAGGATTATTACGAAAAGAACAAGGTAGAAGCAATCCTTGGCAAAAGAGCTGTCTCAGTTGACTTCAAAAACAAAGAGGTTGTGCTTGATGATGGAAGTAAAGTAAAATACGATAAGCTCCTTATTGCAACAGGTGGGAAGCCTTTCGTGCCACCTACAAAAGGATTTGAACTAAAAAATGTCTTTACATTTATCAAGTTTGACGATGTAAAGGCCATAGATGTGGCTATCAAGAATGGTGCAAAAAAGGCAACAGTTATTGGTGCGGGACTTTCTGGTCTTAAAGCAGCAGAGGCGCTTATCAAAAGGGGCTTAGAGGTTACAGTTGTTGAGCTTGCAAACAGGATTTTGGGCTCTATCTTGGATTTAGAGGCATCAAAGATAGTTCAGGATGAACTGGAAAAACACGGGATTGTTTTTAAGCTTGAAACATCTGTTGATGAGATAATTGGGGATGGCAAGGTTGAAAAAGTAAAGCTGAAAAATGGTGAGGTTTTAGATACCGACATAGTTGTGTTTGCCATAGGTGTTGTTCCAAACATTGACTTTTTGAAAGGGACAGAGCTCAAAATCAACCGTGGAATTGTTGTAGATGATCATATGAGGACAAACATTGAAGATGTATATGCAGCAGGTGACTGCGCAGAGGGGTATGACTGCGTCTATCAGCAGCAAAGAGTAATTCCTATTTGGCCAAATGCGTACAATCAGGGCGAGACTGCAGGTTATAATATGGCAGGAGTTGAAAAGACATTTGACAGAGGCTTTCCAATGAACTCTATAGGATTTTTTGATGTGCATATGATAACAGCAGGAATTGTTATGCCAAACTCAGATGATATAGAGGTTCTTGTAAAGCATGATAAGGAAAAAAATAGCTATAGAAAGATTTACATCAAAAACGGTAGTGTTTTAGGATTTATGTTTATAAACTCAATTGACAGAGCTGGTATGATAACAAACATGATAAAAGAAGATTTGAATGTAGAAAGCATAAAGCACAGACTCCTTGACGATGACTTTGGATACTTAGATTTGCCAAAAGAGCTGAGGCAAGAAAAGATTTTAGGGGGTGCAAAAGCTTAA
- a CDS encoding GltB/FmdC/FwdC-like GXGXG domain-containing protein: MADKQKLTIDAKGVHYKELNEMIENALNEGYKEIDLINVNGQRYIGDGLTFPDRKLNIYGTPGNDMAAFMNGLTIEVFANGQDGIGNTMNAGKIIVHGSAGDIIGYGMRGGEIFIKGDVGYRVGIHMKEYQDKIPVLVVGGKAGDFLGEYMAGGRIIVLGLTLKEDEEITGLYCGTGMHGGIMYLRGQLQPYQLGKEVKIVDMEEEDYKFIDKYVTEFVKYFGYSKEFIMSKPFYKLIPYNKRPYGKLYAY, encoded by the coding sequence ATGGCAGATAAGCAAAAGCTTACTATAGATGCGAAGGGAGTACACTACAAAGAACTAAATGAGATGATTGAAAATGCCCTAAATGAGGGGTATAAAGAGATAGATTTGATAAACGTAAACGGGCAGCGCTATATAGGTGATGGGTTGACTTTCCCAGACAGAAAACTTAACATCTATGGCACCCCTGGCAATGATATGGCTGCATTCATGAACGGGCTTACAATAGAGGTTTTTGCAAACGGTCAAGATGGTATTGGAAATACCATGAACGCAGGCAAAATCATAGTCCATGGCTCAGCAGGGGATATTATAGGCTATGGTATGCGCGGTGGCGAGATTTTTATAAAAGGGGATGTTGGCTACAGGGTTGGTATTCATATGAAAGAATACCAAGATAAGATTCCTGTATTAGTTGTTGGTGGTAAGGCAGGAGATTTCTTAGGGGAGTACATGGCAGGAGGAAGAATTATTGTACTTGGTCTTACTTTAAAGGAAGATGAGGAGATAACAGGGCTTTATTGTGGAACTGGTATGCACGGTGGAATTATGTATTTAAGAGGTCAACTTCAACCATATCAGCTGGGAAAAGAAGTGAAAATAGTTGATATGGAAGAAGAGGATTATAAGTTTATAGACAAATACGTAACAGAGTTTGTAAAATACTTTGGCTACAGCAAAGAGTTTATAATGTCAAAGCCGTTTTATAAGCTAATTCCATACAACAAGCGTCCTTACGGCAAGTTGTATGCTTATTAA
- a CDS encoding HD domain-containing protein yields the protein MIKYFKADVRRINHAIKVLSFARLIGKMEGLDESKQQILEIAAVLHDIGIKVCEQKYGSTAGHFQEIEGPEVAKGILDGFDIDQKTLERVLFLIGNHHSYHKIDDIDFQILIEADFIVNIYEDGISKDAIKVIKEKYFKTKTGTALLETMFEV from the coding sequence ATGATAAAATACTTTAAAGCGGACGTGCGAAGAATAAACCATGCAATAAAGGTATTATCATTTGCAAGGCTGATTGGCAAAATGGAAGGGTTAGATGAAAGTAAGCAGCAGATTTTAGAAATAGCAGCTGTGTTGCATGACATTGGCATAAAGGTTTGTGAACAGAAATATGGTTCTACTGCTGGGCATTTTCAAGAAATAGAAGGTCCAGAGGTTGCAAAAGGTATTTTAGATGGCTTTGATATAGACCAAAAGACATTAGAAAGGGTTCTTTTTTTAATTGGAAATCATCATTCATACCACAAGATAGATGACATAGACTTTCAGATTTTGATTGAGGCTGATTTTATTGTAAATATCTACGAAGATGGGATATCAAAAGATGCTATAAAGGTAATCAAGGAAAAATACTTTAAGACAAAAACAGGCACAGCGCTTCTTGAAACTATGTTTGAGGTGTAA
- a CDS encoding MarR family winged helix-turn-helix transcriptional regulator, which yields MDDISKGLKIIELVKEIMKITKKIARHQFDQFDITAPQGMLLGQLIRHGKMKVSDLSRKLGLSNSTVSGIIDRLEKQGMVQRIRSQEDRRVVYVDVTPKFKDAFEKNFKDMEKRFEEILNRADEKEIDTILNGLETLKKVLDRYVHK from the coding sequence ATGGATGATATAAGCAAAGGGCTTAAGATAATTGAGCTTGTAAAGGAAATAATGAAGATAACAAAGAAAATAGCGAGGCACCAGTTTGACCAATTTGACATCACAGCACCTCAGGGGATGCTGTTGGGGCAGCTGATTCGCCATGGAAAGATGAAGGTGAGCGATTTGAGCAGAAAACTGGGGCTATCGAACAGCACTGTCTCAGGAATAATTGACAGGCTTGAAAAGCAGGGGATGGTTCAGAGAATAAGGAGTCAAGAAGACAGAAGAGTTGTGTATGTTGATGTCACACCAAAGTTCAAAGATGCTTTTGAGAAAAATTTTAAGGATATGGAGAAGAGGTTTGAAGAAATACTCAACAGGGCAGACGAAAAAGAGATAGATACAATATTAAATGGCCTTGAAACCTTAAAAAAGGTTTTAGATAGGTATGTGCACAAATAA